A genomic stretch from Empedobacter stercoris includes:
- a CDS encoding FtsK/SpoIIIE family DNA translocase encodes MAIKNTQETPKTSKKQIIKTIVGIIFLVLGLLLFVSFLSYFFNGLIDQSQISDLLDKSETAENIFGKFGALLGETFILQGIGIVSFFIPIFFMLLGIKVATNWKKIKPFKTLYQSIFFMIWLPIFFGCILPQQHMLSGVMGFEVNDFLNSFIGKLGVVLLLFVSLLIYCVIHFRMTYQSIQQKMEERAKQKELDRIEKEQEKIKKEQLELRKRKEEEEQEKINKFNQEVEKQQENESIEELKLVENFEKEAIKSHTVSPNESFSQEFTINQPQEEEQIEESPVNITELVVDEIEENSEIEVEPITENSVTSSKQEGSNDLELKVQKIDEEEEFEATSARLVQEQGEYNQRLDLPNFQFPPISLLKKYDSGNTLIDQKELESNKNKIIETLGNYGIGISQITATIGPTVTLYEIVPQAGVRISKIKNLEDDIALSLAALGIRIIAPIPGKGTIGIEVPNSNPSMVSMHSVIASQKFQNSDMELPIAFGKTITNETFVADLAKMPHLLMAGATGQGKSVGLNAIIASLLYKKHPSELKFVMVDPKKVELTLYSKIERHYLAKLPDAEEAIITDNTKVINTLNSLCIEMDDRYELLKNAFVRNLKEYNAKFKERKLNPEAGHRFLPYIVLIVDEFADLIMTAGKEVELPIARLAQLARAVGIHLIVATQRPSVNVITGTIKANFPARVAFRVTSKIDSRTILDSPGADQLIGKGDMLFTTGNDLVRLQCAFVDTPEVDKITEFIGEQRGYPDALHLPEYVGEDGGSNLDIDLSDRDVLFEDAARLIVMNQQGSASLLQRKLKLGYNRAGRLIDQLEAAGIVGPFEGSKARQVLIQDDMSLEQLLNNLN; translated from the coding sequence ATGGCTATAAAAAATACTCAAGAAACACCTAAAACTTCTAAGAAACAAATTATTAAAACAATTGTAGGTATTATATTTTTAGTACTTGGATTATTGTTGTTTGTTTCGTTTTTATCTTATTTTTTTAATGGTTTAATCGATCAGAGTCAAATCTCCGATTTATTGGATAAAAGTGAAACTGCTGAAAATATTTTTGGTAAGTTCGGCGCTTTATTGGGAGAAACTTTCATCTTACAAGGCATTGGTATTGTGTCTTTTTTTATCCCAATTTTCTTTATGTTGTTAGGAATAAAAGTGGCTACGAACTGGAAAAAAATTAAACCATTTAAAACACTTTATCAAAGTATATTTTTTATGATTTGGCTACCGATCTTCTTCGGATGTATTCTTCCACAACAACATATGCTTTCAGGTGTAATGGGGTTTGAAGTCAATGATTTTTTAAATAGTTTCATCGGTAAGTTGGGTGTTGTTTTATTGTTATTTGTTAGTTTATTGATTTATTGTGTGATTCATTTTAGAATGACATATCAATCTATCCAACAAAAAATGGAGGAACGCGCGAAACAAAAAGAACTTGATCGCATTGAAAAAGAACAAGAAAAAATTAAAAAGGAGCAACTCGAATTAAGAAAACGTAAAGAAGAAGAAGAGCAGGAAAAAATTAATAAATTCAATCAAGAAGTTGAAAAACAACAAGAAAATGAATCGATTGAAGAGTTGAAATTGGTCGAGAATTTTGAAAAAGAAGCAATCAAATCACATACAGTTAGTCCAAATGAATCTTTTTCGCAAGAGTTTACTATAAATCAACCACAGGAGGAAGAGCAAATTGAAGAAAGTCCTGTTAATATAACCGAATTGGTGGTTGATGAGATAGAAGAAAATAGTGAAATTGAAGTTGAACCAATAACAGAAAATTCAGTTACAAGTTCTAAACAAGAAGGTTCTAATGATTTAGAATTGAAAGTTCAAAAAATTGACGAAGAAGAAGAATTTGAAGCTACTTCTGCACGATTGGTTCAAGAACAAGGCGAATATAACCAACGTTTAGATTTACCAAATTTTCAATTTCCACCGATTTCATTATTGAAAAAATATGATTCAGGAAATACATTAATCGATCAAAAAGAATTAGAATCCAATAAAAATAAAATTATCGAAACTTTAGGTAACTACGGAATCGGTATTTCACAAATTACGGCAACGATAGGTCCAACTGTAACACTTTACGAGATTGTGCCGCAAGCAGGAGTTCGTATTTCTAAAATTAAGAATCTTGAAGATGATATAGCATTAAGTTTAGCTGCACTTGGTATTCGTATTATTGCACCAATTCCAGGAAAAGGAACCATTGGTATCGAAGTTCCGAACTCTAATCCATCTATGGTTTCGATGCATTCTGTAATAGCTTCTCAAAAATTTCAGAATTCTGATATGGAATTACCTATTGCTTTTGGTAAAACAATTACGAATGAAACGTTTGTTGCTGATTTAGCTAAAATGCCTCACTTGTTAATGGCGGGAGCAACTGGACAAGGAAAATCGGTAGGACTGAATGCAATTATTGCATCGTTGTTGTACAAAAAACATCCATCAGAATTGAAATTTGTAATGGTCGATCCAAAGAAAGTAGAGTTGACACTTTACTCGAAAATAGAACGTCATTACTTAGCTAAATTACCTGATGCAGAAGAAGCAATTATCACAGATAATACGAAAGTAATCAATACACTGAATTCGCTTTGTATAGAAATGGATGATCGCTACGAATTACTTAAGAATGCTTTCGTTCGTAATTTGAAAGAATACAATGCGAAGTTTAAAGAACGTAAATTAAACCCAGAAGCTGGACATCGATTTTTACCATATATCGTTTTAATCGTAGATGAGTTTGCAGATTTGATTATGACAGCTGGTAAAGAAGTAGAACTACCTATTGCTCGTTTAGCTCAGCTGGCTCGTGCTGTTGGAATTCACTTGATTGTTGCTACACAACGACCTTCAGTAAATGTTATTACAGGTACAATTAAAGCTAACTTTCCAGCTCGTGTAGCGTTTCGTGTAACATCTAAAATAGATTCGAGAACAATTTTAGATTCACCTGGAGCTGATCAATTAATTGGAAAAGGAGATATGCTATTTACGACTGGAAATGATTTAGTGCGACTACAATGTGCTTTTGTGGATACACCAGAAGTTGATAAAATCACCGAGTTTATTGGAGAACAACGAGGCTATCCAGATGCTTTACATTTACCAGAATATGTTGGCGAAGATGGAGGTTCTAATTTAGATATTGATTTATCTGATCGTGATGTGTTATTTGAAGATGCTGCACGATTGATTGTAATGAATCAACAAGGTTCTGCATCTTTATTACAACGAAAATTAAAATTAGGATATAACCGAGCAGGACGATTAATTGATCAATTAGAAGCCGCTGGAATTGTTGGACCTTTTGAAGGAAGCAAAGCACGTCAAGTATTGATACAAGATGACATGAGTTTGGAACAGTTGTTGAATAATTTGAACTAA
- a CDS encoding LolA family protein: MKKIIYSFILLLVGVGTLNAQSAKQILDKVYAKYTNASSYYIKFDFSHSNNGKSMNQTGEVFSMKQKFNLNVGDINQIYTGTKLYTIAKDDKEVTVSDASNTDDFLNPTKVLNTYRTDFSYALTDKKTVGGKSIQYIKLTPTKTSSIKYSILGVNTANNQIHDYKEYGKNGDTMSIVVKDYVQNLLIHKSYFNFDQKKYKSQGYIITQL; encoded by the coding sequence ATGAAAAAGATAATTTATTCTTTCATACTCTTATTAGTAGGGGTTGGAACATTAAACGCTCAATCAGCAAAACAAATCTTAGACAAAGTTTACGCAAAATATACCAACGCAAGCTCGTATTATATTAAGTTTGATTTTAGTCATTCGAATAATGGAAAATCGATGAATCAAACAGGAGAAGTTTTCTCGATGAAACAAAAATTTAATTTGAATGTAGGAGACATCAATCAAATATACACAGGAACAAAGTTATATACGATAGCAAAAGATGACAAAGAAGTAACAGTTTCTGATGCGTCAAATACAGATGATTTTTTAAATCCAACTAAAGTTTTGAATACCTATCGCACAGATTTTAGTTATGCGTTAACAGATAAAAAAACAGTAGGAGGTAAGTCGATTCAGTATATAAAATTAACGCCAACTAAAACATCTTCAATTAAATATTCGATTTTAGGAGTTAATACAGCAAATAATCAAATCCATGATTATAAAGAATATGGTAAAAATGGAGATACAATGTCTATCGTTGTAAAAGATTACGTTCAAAATTTACTTATTCACAAAAGTTACTTTAACTTTGACCAAAAGAAATATAAGTCGCAAGGCTATATTATTACACAATTATAA
- a CDS encoding LptF/LptG family permease — MLKKLDWYLIKTFLGPFFFIFSVLFFIFIVQFAWQEMEKFIGKGLEWYTIAELLFYFGINVVQLVLPLTILLGSIMTMGGFGERYELAAMKASGISLTRILAPLFGLIMLMSIGLYYFGDKVMPYSQRKARTMLYSILQTKPTVNMKEGVFIETVPGFQMKINKVSGENSEKLEDVFVHQNAAFGEDGMTIIAKRGNLAPDKNDNHYMKMELFDGIAYTDNIKNKNLDQRLRQENQYTKFDTLNYYIDISDILNSGKDEDPGNSYKYLDGKGLRHLIDSLNVDYKKYYSDLKTNMFNQNYYYFHKMKEIDSVNTKMIFDIKEHSAQDQDRIINQSIQMVNRDQENMLFSEQEIIGREKLYAKVNIHYNRNFSYAVTCIIFFLIGSSLGAIVKKGGIGMPVVISIVIFVIYFILNFSAENMAKNGKLDSTFAAWAANIIALPFSILFSYKANQDSGLFDISIYIDPIIKYFNKFKKTNKNEEHSRYQ, encoded by the coding sequence ATGTTAAAAAAGCTTGACTGGTATTTAATTAAGACCTTTTTAGGTCCATTTTTTTTCATTTTTAGTGTTCTATTTTTCATCTTTATTGTGCAGTTTGCATGGCAAGAAATGGAAAAATTTATTGGAAAAGGTTTAGAATGGTACACTATAGCGGAATTACTTTTTTATTTTGGTATTAACGTGGTGCAACTTGTACTGCCACTTACCATTCTTTTGGGGTCGATTATGACAATGGGAGGATTTGGTGAGCGTTACGAGTTGGCAGCAATGAAAGCGTCTGGAATCTCTTTAACAAGAATTCTTGCCCCACTTTTTGGATTAATTATGTTAATGTCAATAGGGTTGTATTATTTTGGAGACAAAGTAATGCCTTATTCTCAACGAAAAGCAAGAACAATGCTCTATAGTATTTTACAGACAAAACCTACTGTAAATATGAAAGAAGGTGTTTTTATTGAAACGGTTCCTGGTTTTCAGATGAAAATTAATAAAGTTTCTGGTGAAAATTCTGAAAAGTTAGAAGATGTTTTTGTTCATCAAAATGCAGCTTTTGGAGAAGATGGAATGACAATAATTGCCAAAAGAGGAAATCTTGCTCCTGATAAAAACGATAACCATTACATGAAAATGGAGCTTTTTGATGGAATTGCTTATACAGATAATATTAAGAATAAAAATTTAGATCAACGATTACGTCAAGAAAATCAATATACAAAGTTTGATACGCTTAATTATTACATTGATATTTCGGATATTTTAAATTCAGGGAAAGACGAAGATCCAGGAAACTCATATAAATATTTGGATGGAAAAGGTCTGAGACATTTGATAGATTCGTTAAATGTAGACTATAAAAAGTATTATTCAGATTTAAAAACAAATATGTTCAATCAGAATTATTATTACTTTCATAAAATGAAAGAGATTGATTCTGTAAATACCAAAATGATTTTCGATATAAAAGAACATTCTGCTCAAGATCAAGACAGAATTATCAATCAATCGATACAAATGGTAAATCGAGATCAAGAAAATATGTTATTTTCTGAACAAGAAATTATAGGTCGAGAAAAACTATATGCAAAAGTAAACATTCATTACAACCGAAACTTTTCGTACGCAGTAACGTGTATTATTTTCTTTTTGATAGGATCTTCGTTAGGAGCAATTGTTAAAAAAGGAGGAATTGGAATGCCGGTTGTTATTTCTATTGTCATATTCGTTATCTATTTTATTCTAAATTTCTCCGCAGAAAACATGGCGAAAAATGGTAAATTAGACTCAACTTTTGCTGCTTGGGCAGCGAATATTATAGCACTTCCATTCTCTATTTTATTTAGTTATAAAGCCAACCAAGACTCAGGATTATTTGACATAAGTATTTACATCGATCCGATTATAAAATACTTTAATAAGTTTAAGAAAACAAACAAAAACGAGGAGCATTCTCGTTATCAATAA
- the ribB gene encoding 3,4-dihydroxy-2-butanone-4-phosphate synthase, translated as MENRSSQLNTIEEALEDLKQGKVIIVVDDEDRENEGDFLCIAEFATPEVINFMVTHGRGLVCTPLTQQRCKALGLDLMVGHNTAIYETNFTVSVDLQGHGCTTGISASDRSKTIQALIDENTNPDDLGKPGHIFPLIAKDGGVLVRMGHTEAAVDLARMAGHYPAGCIVEILKEDGEMARLPELLEIAKNFDLKIVSIEDLIAYRLENESLVKRIEEFPAKTKFGDYDLVAYQQTTNNQIHFALKKGKWSKDDVVPVRVKSTNSYYDLFSALQNGETPLLEKTMNIINEEEKGVIIFINNIQNSELVEQKLEIFKSYSEGKSKSGILPADEKDHGIGSQIIKDLGIQKMNLITRTVEEPHTTQYGLEIVKCTKL; from the coding sequence ATGGAAAATAGATCATCTCAATTAAACACAATTGAAGAAGCTTTAGAAGATTTAAAACAAGGAAAAGTTATCATTGTAGTTGACGATGAAGATCGTGAAAATGAAGGAGATTTCCTATGTATAGCCGAGTTTGCTACGCCAGAAGTCATTAACTTTATGGTAACGCATGGACGCGGATTGGTTTGTACACCACTTACACAACAAAGATGTAAAGCTTTAGGCTTAGATCTTATGGTTGGTCACAATACAGCGATTTATGAAACGAATTTTACCGTTTCTGTCGATTTACAAGGACATGGTTGTACAACAGGAATTTCGGCTTCGGATCGTTCAAAAACTATTCAAGCCTTAATTGATGAAAATACAAATCCTGATGATTTAGGTAAACCAGGACATATTTTTCCTTTAATAGCGAAAGATGGAGGGGTTTTAGTTCGCATGGGACATACAGAAGCAGCTGTTGATTTGGCGCGTATGGCAGGACATTATCCTGCTGGATGTATTGTTGAAATATTGAAAGAAGATGGAGAGATGGCTCGTCTTCCTGAATTATTGGAGATTGCGAAAAATTTTGATCTTAAAATCGTTTCGATTGAAGATTTAATTGCATATAGATTAGAAAACGAATCGTTGGTAAAACGTATTGAAGAATTTCCTGCAAAAACGAAATTCGGAGATTATGATTTAGTTGCTTATCAACAAACAACAAACAACCAAATTCATTTTGCACTAAAAAAAGGTAAATGGTCAAAAGATGATGTTGTTCCTGTACGTGTAAAATCGACAAACAGTTATTATGACTTATTTAGCGCTTTACAAAATGGAGAAACGCCATTGTTAGAAAAAACAATGAACATTATCAACGAAGAAGAAAAAGGAGTTATTATTTTTATCAATAATATTCAGAATTCTGAATTAGTTGAACAGAAATTAGAAATTTTCAAAAGCTATTCTGAAGGAAAATCTAAATCGGGGATTTTACCAGCAGACGAAAAAGATCATGGAATTGGATCGCAAATTATCAAAGATTTAGGTATCCAAAAAATGAATTTAATTACACGAACAGTCGAAGAGCCTCATACTACACAATATGGTTTAGAGATTGTAAAATGTACAAAATTGTAA
- a CDS encoding EamA family transporter, protein MKGNQPSKWLIIAAYFVVYVVWGSTYFFIDKALHGFSPFILGSFRFIGASTLLMGYCKLKGYKLWDKQIVKQCIFTGFMLLFIDMAGIIWSEQFLPSGIVAIMAASAAIWFIVLDKPKWKQNFSSIPTVLGVLFGFIGVLMLFYEQTTTVHADADQQFLNMIGLIVLIFCSIAWTLGSLYSKYVTDKQKKEVTKPKEELHIMVKTAWQMITAGVLFNTVAIFNGEYANFNLANVTTEDWLAMAYLTTFGSILAFGSYVWLLQHRPAVEVSTYAYVNPIVAVALSYFFSDDVITHLQIYGLAVILFSVLLMNWNLYKNTKSVQKILHLVSRKHYAH, encoded by the coding sequence ATGAAAGGGAATCAACCAAGCAAGTGGCTGATTATTGCAGCGTATTTCGTGGTTTATGTCGTTTGGGGGTCAACTTATTTTTTTATAGATAAGGCATTACATGGCTTTAGTCCATTTATTTTGGGCTCGTTTCGTTTTATTGGAGCGAGTACATTATTGATGGGGTATTGCAAATTAAAAGGCTATAAACTTTGGGATAAACAAATCGTAAAACAATGCATTTTTACGGGATTTATGTTACTTTTTATTGATATGGCCGGAATTATTTGGTCTGAGCAATTTTTACCAAGTGGAATTGTTGCGATTATGGCAGCTTCGGCAGCTATTTGGTTCATTGTATTAGATAAACCAAAATGGAAACAAAATTTTTCAAGTATTCCCACTGTATTAGGTGTACTGTTTGGTTTTATAGGTGTTTTGATGCTATTCTACGAACAAACGACTACTGTACACGCAGACGCAGATCAGCAATTCTTAAATATGATTGGATTGATTGTTTTAATCTTTTGTTCTATCGCTTGGACATTGGGTTCTTTGTATTCTAAATATGTGACGGACAAACAGAAAAAAGAAGTTACAAAACCAAAAGAAGAGTTGCATATCATGGTAAAAACAGCTTGGCAAATGATTACTGCTGGTGTATTATTCAATACTGTTGCCATATTCAATGGAGAGTATGCCAATTTCAATCTTGCGAATGTAACGACAGAAGATTGGTTAGCAATGGCTTATTTAACAACTTTTGGCTCTATTCTTGCATTTGGATCTTATGTTTGGCTGTTACAACATCGTCCAGCCGTAGAAGTTTCTACTTATGCTTACGTTAATCCAATTGTAGCAGTAGCGTTAAGTTATTTTTTCTCAGATGATGTCATAACTCATTTGCAGATCTATGGATTAGCAGTAATTTTATTCAGTGTTTTATTAATGAATTGGAATCTTTACAAAAACACAAAATCAGTTCAAAAAATTCTGCATCTTGTTTCTCGTAAACATTATGCCCATTAA
- a CDS encoding Lrp/AsnC family transcriptional regulator, whose amino-acid sequence MEFNLDATDLKIMRLMQENARINNADIARELGMAPSGILERVKKLENKQVILAYHAKINPVAVGQKLLSYMFIKTVDIIGDETVGKQLAQIPEVLEVHDIAGDDGYLIKVRTSDNEGLVELMRKHLSKIGGITSTRTTIVLQTIKEEQNIVIPTN is encoded by the coding sequence ATAGAATTTAATTTAGACGCTACTGATTTGAAAATCATGCGATTAATGCAAGAAAATGCGCGTATTAATAATGCCGATATTGCAAGAGAATTGGGAATGGCACCTTCTGGTATATTAGAACGTGTAAAGAAGCTTGAAAACAAACAAGTTATTTTAGCTTATCATGCAAAAATAAATCCAGTGGCAGTTGGTCAAAAATTACTTTCATACATGTTTATCAAAACGGTAGATATTATCGGAGATGAAACAGTAGGAAAACAGCTTGCTCAAATTCCAGAAGTTTTAGAAGTTCATGATATCGCTGGAGATGATGGTTATTTAATCAAAGTAAGAACTTCTGATAACGAAGGTTTAGTAGAATTAATGCGTAAACACCTTAGCAAAATTGGTGGAATCACCTCTACACGAACAACTATCGTTTTACAAACAATAAAAGAAGAACAAAATATCGTTATACCAACGAATTAA
- the rpsA gene encoding 30S ribosomal protein S1: MSKETKQEEVKEVVLNTPVLDASANANVAPESFDWESFESGLNEEDRKEKAELEQMYDTTLEDLHENEVFKGQVVRITDKEAIVDINFKSEGVISLNEFRYNQDLKVGDIVEVMVDQREDKNGQLILSHKKARTLNAWDAVNKAHDSQEIVNGYIKARTKGGMIVDVFGIEAFLPGSQIDVKPIRDYEQFVGKTMEFKVVKINPEFKNVVVSHKALIEADIEVQKKEIVAQLEKGQVLEGEVKNITSYGVFVDLGGVDGLIHITDLSWSRINHPSEILEDGQKINVVILDFDEDKSRIQLGIKQLEAHPWDALDADIKVGDKVKGKVVVLADYGAFVEVAPGVEGLIHVSEMSWSTHLRSAQDFVKVGDEVEAVVLTLDREERKMSLGIKQLTPDPWTDITTKYPVGSTHKGKVRNFTNFGVFVELEEGVDGLIYISDLSWTKKIKHPSEFCAVDDILDVVVLELDVEARRLSLGHKQLTENPWDQYEAKYAVGTTHTGVAVDVFDKGATVQFEDADVEAFAPARTLEKEDGSRIKKGEETSFKVIEFNKEFRRVVVSHTATFREEEVKAERTSNNNNNNNSSNTIETSTLGDIDSLAALKKKMEEGGN; this comes from the coding sequence ATGTCTAAAGAAACAAAACAAGAGGAGGTAAAAGAAGTTGTATTAAACACTCCAGTATTAGATGCGTCTGCTAATGCAAACGTAGCGCCAGAATCATTTGATTGGGAATCTTTCGAATCAGGATTAAACGAAGAAGATCGTAAAGAAAAAGCTGAATTAGAGCAAATGTACGATACAACTTTAGAAGACTTACATGAGAATGAAGTATTCAAAGGACAAGTTGTACGTATTACAGATAAAGAAGCTATCGTTGACATCAACTTCAAATCAGAAGGTGTTATTTCATTAAACGAATTCCGTTACAACCAAGATTTAAAAGTTGGAGATATCGTTGAAGTAATGGTTGATCAACGTGAAGATAAAAATGGACAATTAATTTTATCTCACAAAAAAGCTCGTACATTAAATGCATGGGATGCTGTGAACAAAGCACACGATTCTCAAGAAATCGTTAACGGTTACATCAAAGCTCGTACTAAAGGAGGTATGATTGTTGACGTATTCGGAATTGAAGCTTTCTTACCAGGTTCTCAAATCGATGTTAAACCAATCCGTGATTACGAACAATTCGTAGGAAAAACTATGGAGTTCAAAGTTGTTAAAATCAACCCAGAATTCAAAAACGTAGTTGTTTCTCACAAAGCGTTAATCGAGGCTGATATCGAAGTTCAGAAAAAAGAAATCGTTGCTCAATTAGAGAAAGGACAAGTATTAGAAGGTGAAGTTAAAAACATCACATCTTACGGTGTATTCGTAGACTTAGGAGGTGTTGACGGTTTAATCCACATTACAGACTTATCTTGGTCTCGTATCAACCACCCATCTGAAATCTTAGAAGATGGACAAAAAATCAACGTTGTAATCTTAGATTTCGACGAAGATAAATCTCGTATCCAATTAGGTATTAAACAATTAGAAGCTCACCCATGGGATGCTTTAGATGCTGATATCAAAGTTGGTGATAAAGTTAAAGGAAAAGTAGTTGTTTTAGCTGACTACGGTGCATTCGTTGAGGTTGCTCCAGGTGTAGAAGGTTTAATCCACGTTTCTGAAATGTCATGGTCTACTCACTTACGTTCTGCTCAAGATTTCGTAAAAGTAGGTGATGAAGTTGAAGCAGTAGTTTTAACTTTAGATAGAGAAGAAAGAAAAATGTCTTTAGGTATCAAACAATTAACGCCAGATCCTTGGACAGATATTACAACTAAATACCCAGTAGGTTCTACTCACAAAGGTAAAGTTCGTAACTTCACTAACTTCGGTGTATTCGTAGAATTAGAAGAAGGTGTTGACGGATTAATCTACATCTCTGACTTATCTTGGACTAAGAAAATCAAACACCCATCAGAATTCTGTGCAGTTGATGATATCTTAGACGTAGTAGTTTTAGAATTAGACGTAGAAGCTCGTCGTTTATCTTTAGGTCACAAACAATTAACTGAAAACCCTTGGGATCAGTACGAAGCTAAATATGCTGTAGGTACAACTCACACAGGTGTTGCAGTTGACGTATTTGACAAAGGTGCTACAGTTCAATTCGAAGATGCTGATGTTGAAGCTTTCGCTCCAGCTCGTACATTAGAGAAGGAAGACGGATCTCGTATCAAAAAAGGTGAAGAAACATCTTTCAAAGTAATCGAATTCAATAAAGAATTCCGTCGTGTAGTAGTTTCTCATACAGCAACTTTCCGTGAGGAAGAAGTTAAAGCTGAAAGAACTTCTAACAACAATAACAACAACAATTCATCTAACACAATTGAAACATCTACATTAGGAGATATCGATTCATTAGCTGCATTGAAAAAGAAAATGGAAGAAGGAGGAAACTAA
- a CDS encoding ABC1 kinase family protein, whose translation MDSLKKIKRFSKIVKVVSKYGFEEILSRGNDLFHSDQNTDFFNSSFNQRFRMALEELGPTYIKFGQLLSNRKDLVPESLVEELKKLQDNVPPEEIDIYQRIKDEFGIEPDEHFLSIEQQPFAAASISQVYRATLLNGEKVVFKVKRSNIQHIIESDLALIRDIVLFLEKKYEKLQKLFISEIEKSFENSILKELSLTNEFQNIERFRKNFEKSKDVYVPKTYEDYSNNNFLCMELIEGFKVNDVEQLEALGLDPKKIVQKGFDIYLKQLLDDGFFHADPHPGNIFILQDGRIAFIDFGSMGILAINEKEALENVVIDFGLKNPKRIVRSLKKMAIKHYIENDKQLERDIADIFDYLEYNTVDTIEVQVIIKKFNHILQRNHVLLPEYVYILLRGIALIEGIGQQLHADLNVQRSMRPYAIKLARQKFHPKYLSKKTIDNFKDIQDLINDLPEDTLKLIEKINNDKLALNFKIDEIDNIQKLIKDSVNKIVLALLTLTFGIGGSMLANTTVRPMILDMPMLSWVGYLLSVFTASCIIILVFRKK comes from the coding sequence ATGGATAGTTTAAAGAAAATAAAACGCTTTTCGAAAATCGTAAAAGTCGTTTCTAAATATGGTTTTGAAGAAATCCTTTCTCGTGGAAATGATTTGTTTCATTCTGACCAAAATACTGATTTCTTCAATAGTTCTTTCAATCAAAGGTTTCGAATGGCTTTGGAAGAACTCGGACCAACCTATATAAAATTTGGTCAATTATTAAGTAATCGAAAAGATTTGGTTCCTGAATCATTGGTCGAAGAGTTGAAAAAATTACAAGATAATGTCCCGCCTGAAGAGATTGATATTTATCAAAGAATAAAAGATGAATTTGGAATAGAACCAGACGAACATTTTCTTTCAATAGAACAACAACCTTTTGCTGCAGCCAGTATTTCACAAGTTTACCGCGCTACATTATTGAATGGTGAAAAAGTCGTGTTCAAAGTGAAGCGATCAAACATTCAACATATCATCGAATCAGATTTGGCCTTGATTCGTGATATCGTTCTTTTTTTAGAAAAGAAATACGAGAAGTTACAAAAGTTATTCATTTCTGAAATTGAAAAATCATTCGAAAATTCAATTCTAAAAGAACTTTCTCTAACGAACGAATTTCAAAATATCGAACGTTTTAGAAAAAATTTCGAGAAAAGTAAAGATGTTTACGTGCCTAAAACATACGAAGACTATTCGAACAATAATTTTCTTTGTATGGAATTAATCGAGGGTTTTAAAGTAAATGATGTTGAGCAATTGGAAGCGTTGGGACTTGACCCAAAAAAAATCGTGCAAAAAGGGTTTGATATTTATTTGAAACAATTGTTAGATGATGGTTTTTTTCATGCCGATCCTCATCCAGGTAATATTTTTATTTTGCAAGACGGTCGAATAGCTTTCATCGATTTTGGCTCGATGGGAATTTTAGCAATCAACGAAAAAGAAGCATTAGAAAATGTTGTCATTGATTTTGGTTTGAAAAATCCAAAACGTATTGTTCGTTCACTCAAAAAAATGGCGATTAAACATTATATCGAAAATGATAAACAATTGGAACGTGATATTGCTGATATTTTTGACTATTTAGAATACAATACAGTTGACACCATTGAAGTTCAGGTAATCATCAAAAAATTTAATCATATTCTACAGCGTAATCATGTGTTATTACCTGAATATGTTTATATCTTATTAAGAGGAATTGCGCTTATAGAAGGGATTGGTCAACAATTGCATGCTGATCTTAATGTACAACGTTCGATGCGTCCGTATGCAATAAAATTAGCTCGTCAGAAATTTCATCCTAAATATTTGAGTAAAAAGACGATTGATAATTTCAAGGATATTCAAGATTTAATCAACGATTTACCTGAAGATACATTAAAGCTAATCGAAAAAATAAACAACGATAAATTAGCGCTTAATTTTAAGATTGATGAAATCGATAATATTCAGAAACTAATAAAAGACAGTGTCAATAAAATAGTGTTAGCTTTATTAACATTAACTTTTGGAATTGGTGGAAGTATGTTAGCCAATACAACCGTTCGTCCCATGATTTTAGACATGCCAATGCTTTCTTGGGTTGGGTATTTATTATCTGTTTTTACGGCGAGTTGTATTATTATTTTAGTCTTTAGAAAAAAGTAG